The Montipora capricornis isolate CH-2021 chromosome 3, ASM3666992v2, whole genome shotgun sequence genome includes the window AATCGAGATGAACGACACGTCTACCTGCCCAAATTGCTTTCCTGCATTCGATGGTGTTCTATGGCCAATGTCTGCACCCAGGTAATAAATAGTTCACTGCTCCAATCACATCCTAGTTGCAAAGAACTTGTCGAGAATATCTTACAACGGCAAAATTCATCagatgtttctttgtttcaaaaaCCAAGGAAGTGTCTCCAGCCTGCGGTTGAGGTCATCGTTACTGTTAGTGGCTCGCAGATACAGGACGCTCAACCTTCCTCAATGAGATGTTATGTTCCCCAGGAAGACAGTTGGTTCGAACTGGCGGACTTTCCACAACAGATTAACTGGCATGGTTTTGTTGAGTGTGAGGGTGAGTTGTACACTGTGGGAGGTGAGAGGAATGGCGAAGTGTCCGATGCTCTTGAGAAATTCAATCGGAAAACAAACACATGGACGAGAATGTCCTCAATGTTAAAACCAGTACTATTTCCCGCGGTTGCATCCCTTGGAAATCACCTGTATGCTGTTGGTGCGTCTCGGGTCAACAGAGGTTCACTGCAGATTTACAGCCCAGCCCGAGATTCGTGGACTCTGGGAACTCAGTTGAATGTCCCACGTGAAATCAGCTGCGCAATAAGTGATGGACAATTCTTGTATGCAATTGGAGGAATGAGAGCGGGGGATGGAGAATATCTTAACTCTGCTGAGAGGTATGACCCAGAGCAAGAAACATGGACAAATATTTCATCCATGTCCCAAAGCAGAGGAGGCTCATGTGCAGTATCCAATGGGACATGTATTTTTGTAATGGGTGGGGAAAGCAGTGTTCGTCTGGCTCTTTCTTCTTGTGAAGTTTATTCCACAGTTTCCAACCAGTGGCAATGCATTGCTTCAATGCATGTTCCAAGGTACTTTGCTGGGGCTGCTTTGGTTGAGAACAAAATTTACGTTTTTGGAGGAGTGGGAGGGGCAAATGTGACCTTTGAACATAAGAAACTCGTTGATTGTTTTGACCTTGGTGAAAGCAAATGGGTTGCAGACATGACTATGCCATGGGTGGCAAAATATCTCCAGTGTTGTACTTTGCGTTGTAAAAGGGACCTCTTGATTGGTTTGCCACAAGTCGAGGATTAATC containing:
- the LOC138042724 gene encoding kelch-like protein 12, encoding MKKATETYKHCLDQAMKLNDLRQQKILCDVTLCAAETNFPAHRNVLAVSCSYFFKMFTSDMKEKNAESINLEALAVRPSSVDTLLTYLYTGNLSVTHFNAEELVVLADYFLITEVKAMASHELESKVNVANCLFYLTFAERYDCERLAQTSRLFIEKHFTEVTQSEDFLNLGVLEFTDIISSDNIIVETEDAVYASVVSWIDHNRDERHVYLPKLLSCIRWCSMANVCTQVINSSLLQSHPSCKELVENILQRQNSSDVSLFQKPRKCLQPAVEVIVTVSGSQIQDAQPSSMRCYVPQEDSWFELADFPQQINWHGFVECEGELYTVGGERNGEVSDALEKFNRKTNTWTRMSSMLKPVLFPAVASLGNHLYAVGASRVNRGSLQIYSPARDSWTLGTQLNVPREISCAISDGQFLYAIGGMRAGDGEYLNSAERYDPEQETWTNISSMSQSRGGSCAVSNGTCIFVMGGESSVRLALSSCEVYSTVSNQWQCIASMHVPRYFAGAALVENKIYVFGGVGGANVTFEHKKLVDCFDLGESKWVADMTMPWVAKYLQCCTLRCKRDLLIGLPQVED